One Magnolia sinica isolate HGM2019 chromosome 2, MsV1, whole genome shotgun sequence genomic window, ctaattggggttggctacatgaatccttttatgcagttccactctatcaagagccATAATTTTAGttggaccataggtcatcaagtcttttctttctACTCCACCCACATcttttgggccttctccttgCCCTTCTAGATCCTTCAACCTGTACCAACTCATTCCTTCTAACCGGCACAGTTCTTAGattccgttgcacatgaccaaaccatctaaatctactttccctcatttcATTAGTTATTACCTATTGGTGGGTGAtattcctaagttcccttgaatttatccatttctaattctatcattccttCTCTTACCACTCATCCATCGCAACATCCTCATTTTATCTACACTCATCTTAttaacatgttgttccttaattgcccaacattctaAAACGGGATCTCCATCCTGGAGCAAAAGCCAGCGTAAACTTCAATTGGTTGAATGAAAAGCCATTCCTcacaataacccaaataaatgaaGGACAGAACCAATGTTATCATAATCGTACGATTCACGATATGAATCCTATGATTCATATCGAATCATATGGATGTACGATTCAAAATTGTACCCCCAAATTGTAAATCCCAAATAATTGTATGATAATCATACGAATtgtatgaatcatacgataatcgTTGATTACATAAATGCGCcaaaaaaataatcttaaaaatcaaaaaattcaatttttctttaatttgagagagagagagagagagagagagagagagtattcacAATGGATTCGGATGCCAGTTTTTCTAACATGATTCTACACTCAAGAAAGGTACAAATGGGATGGTGTTCTTTTACAGAGTTTTCCATACTATTATAAGAGCATGCCCATTCGTATGATTTATCAAAAGATTCAAAACATTATCGTAGGTTGCAATGCATAAACTTGTTTTGTTGGGTGGAATCTTAGTTGTAGGATTGTTCTAGCAGGGTGCAGCTCCCACTTCAACCCACTCTTCGGACTCACACCACCACTCTCCTCACACTTGCTTCTTAGACCTTTACACTCGGTATTGCTAATATCTTAAAACTGATGCCGTGTCGCTCCATCACCCTCCTACTTACTCTCATGCTTTTTGACTGAGGGTGAAATTAATCTGTGCATTCTGTGTATGTAATTTAGTTCTTTGAACTTGTTCTGCCAAGTATTTTCTATGGAGTAACATTGAGGTATAGAGATACTTCCATTATAGATTTCCTCTCTAAGCTAACAAAACATTGGGATTCTTCCCAAACTTATGCGCGTGTTTATGCTCATGGGTCATCCATTGTATGCTAGGATCAATTGTTCAAAAAAATAGGGTACACTCTATGTAGGtctactatttttttttattttttatttttgtacaaGAAATATCCTAAATTAAGAAAGTGAAATCTAAGTGGTTACCTTGATATTCTCACTACTTTGTTAAAATTGGAAATCACAACTGTTCAAACAATTATCTGCATATTGTGATAATTATCATCAACCACCAAGATACATGTTTGTCCATAAAACTGTTTATTTAATTTTCAGAAATCCGAAATTGAGATTGATACCGACTTTCACCAGCGATCTTCAGAAGGTTTTCCACATAAGGtgcagaaaagaaaaagaaagctagCACAATTGGCTCCCAAGGAAATGTGTAGAGAAAACGAATATAACTCTTACCACTCAACCATTGTTGCACGAGGATTATCGGGCAATCAACAAATTGACCAAAGTGTACCAGGTTGGGAATCCTTTCtacaatatttttcttttttagaattgCATAATACCCATAGTTTTTCTACCACTCTCCAAGAAATGGTGAAACCTTGTTCTCTCAAAATATCTGTCCAGTGTTACTTTGTGGTTTCACCATGTGCCTCCAAGAATGGCGCTATTATCTTTTGGGCACTTGACAGGCTAGACATCATTATTATACTACATACATAGAAGCTAAAGAGCCGCATACTTGATGTTGAAGAGTTAAAGTTGGTCTAGAACGGTTATACCCTGCCCTGCTCTTGGAAAATCCCCAATATGTAGTGTTACCCAGTACTCTGTAGAGTACTCAGCAACATAATATACTTTTCACTTATGGGTATCTTCCTATGCTTTTCTTTTCCTATAGTTGTCAAGCAACTATATTCTAAATTTAAGCAAGGCCTGTTAAAGTACCAAAATAGTCAGTAATCATTGGGTGACAGAAGTCGAGGCATTATGGGAAGATCCTCACCTTTTTTCCATTTCCTTTTGCGGAAGGGGTAGCAGTGGATGAGATGTTCTATTGGATCTCCCTTGGTCAGACCGAACCTTGCCGGCTTAAACTCTTTCTCAATGAAATTAGATGTTTTTGTTTGAGGATAAAATTTCATTTTCCTTGTGGGAAGGAAAACCAATGTGGTGGCCATGGACCTTTCTAGGGAGGGTGCCAGGCGTTGTGTGTTAGTGTTGGGGTATTAAGCCTTCGTAAATCTTTTCTTCATTATGAAGTTCTTGTtcttcatccaaaaaaaaaacaaaaacaaaaaaaaagttgTCCTTGATGCTGGAAGTCTAACAATTTTTCTGTATTAAATATCATTCTTTTGATTTTGTCAAATGGAAGAACAAATCCCTTTCCCAATGCAAACAATTAGTGACTATCATTGTTGAAACTGTGGTTGCTTTTATTTCCCAACAACATATTTTAAAATTGTTTTAATAACCaacttcatttttaaaaaaagttcagTATTACGAACTCTTTTCTCGAAAAGAGTTGGGGAGTTTTTCGCTTGCAAATATGCTAAAAGAAAAGCCTTTTATTTGCACACGCATGTACATCAAAATGTGAATTGTTAGTTATTTTTTCTGTAAGCATTCTCATacacacctgatgagtggaatggcctgatttacGGGCTAGGGcatgttgatggtggggcccacttgacttgCCCTGGATCCTTCACATGCAAGCCCTGGTAGCTGGGCTCTTTACTCTGTCGCAGAAGGTATGTTTATTTAACAAATTCATTCAAGATAAACAAATGAACCCTGATTCTATAGAACTCAGGCATTCTAGAAGCACTAGTCCGTTCAAACCATTTCTTGGAAAATGTGGTGAAGCATGTGGGTATCCTTTTGGAGGTTTTTCTCTTGTGATTATAGTCATCTTCTTATAGTTTGAATGAAAGACAGCAGAGATtgtggtgaagaagaagaagagggcagCAACACAGCATGTAGCTAGCATCGCTCTAACCGATCTTGCTAAATACTTCGGTCTTCCAATCACAGAGGCATCAAGAAATCTGAAGGTTGGACTTACGGTACTCAAGAGGAAATGCAGAGAATTTGGCATTCCTCGTTGGCCACATAGGAAGATCAAATCCCTCGACACTCTCATACATGATCTCCAGGTACTAGTCTCTTCTTTCCTCCTCACCCATCAGGTTGCATTCTATTTTGATTTCTTGGTAATGGCTCAAAATTCTCCACATTCAATGTCATCTTTCATCCGTTATTTATACACTGGTATTAGTTCTTACTATTCTTGTTTGAACATCTTAAGATGTCAATGATTAATTACAAGTTTAGggattccattttttttcttttcaagaaTGAGGTCAATATGGCCATTTCACATGTGGCTGATAAACTCTCTAGGCTCACtataataatgaaaaaaaaatctgttatggtatttatttttattgctttGTCGTTATTTCTTGATTGTTAAAAAGAACTCAGTGATATCGTTGCAAAATTGGGAAACTATGTTTATGGTATGCTTCTATTAGACTTTCAGTATTGGTaaaatcaatgttgtcaaatcggaTACACGGTTTTTTGCGACCGCATATGCTTGTGCACACATGGGATTGCACAATCACATATGCTgtcacatttttatttttatttttgaatttttaaaaaaaaaaaattcaaaatgagggaaaatcttttttatttatttatttaaatgtaaATAAATATAATTACTAGTATATTACAAcaatcaacattcaacaatatagttaacaaaaaAATCAATATGCTATTTATTGTACAAATACAATTTACAAGTAATCAAgttacatcttaatgtttattattTAATATTTATACACTACTTACAAAATAATACTAATAGTCTAAATGCCTAATACCATGTACATTGATCCACTTGCCATTGTGGCATGATCaccactatcatcatcatcattgtcgtcatcatcacagtcatctccttcttccacgtatacttcatcttcttttatttcttcattGTCTGCATGCACTAGTaattcatcaacatccaatggttgatcttcaacttgatcaTCTCCTTCTTCTATCTCCTCAATCTCTTCCACCAACTGACTGGTATTGCTTGTCCCCTCTCCCTTGCCTTCAAGCAGAAGTACCTTCTTCAGGTGCTGATCTGAATGCGACATCTTCAACTTGGGCCTATGTAAGCTCCTCGCCAACAAAGATTGGGTCCTTCGTTTCTACGAGCCACTTATTATTTGCATCTAGCTCATTTAAGCAAATATGGTCATAGAAATCAAGTTTTTCTTGCCTAGCTTGTAATATTTCTCACAGCTTTTGATAGTATTGGACAAACACCAAGTCATTGAGCTTCTTTTGTTCAAGGCAATTCCTTTTTTTTGTGTGAATTTTATGAACGAAATTGTATTAACTTACTTAGACTTGGACTTATTTTTATAACTTATAAGTTATAACTTTTAACTCCTGAACTATAACATTTTCCAAACTTACTGCCTTGAAAGTGCTCCAGTTGTGCTCACAACCActagcaaaatgcatgagtccaAGAATTCTCATGGTCAGCTTCTTTATATTTGGATCCTTCTTGTTCGGGTCCACTTTATAGGCTAGTCAACTAAAAAAAATAGTTTTAAGTTAGGCTTTGTAGATTATAAAAAACTATCTGTAGGAGTCTAAGACATTCATACGATGATTATATCTCTTGAGAATATGCCTTCACTCTTCGTATAAAAGTCTAGTAGAGCTGAGATCACGTCCTGTTGTTCTTTATATGGAACCATTCTTTCCAACACGTTAATAAATCCAACCAAATGCATAGTCTGTCATTCTATCGAATCAGAGGAAGCAAATAGATAGGTTGGGTTGAGTATGTAGGCAGCCaaatacaatggagatgacatttggctgccccgtcttctatctataatatttaAAGTGGGCTTGTAATCACATGCTttgttaaaatggtccatgattttatttctttccctcCCATTGGTGGTTTCTCATCTCCTTCCACTAATCACAACATAGTGACTAAGAGTTTAGACGTTTTTAGTACGTTTATCACTTATatccaaaaaatttttaaaaggaTGGTTTGTTGGACTAGCTTCCCTTCAGCTTTCTTTTGACTAATGCTCATTTGTCTAATCGCCAACACTCCAAAGTTTCTAAGTTCGGATTTTTTTAATGCAATATGTGTGGTGTTAAGaaggctgtagcgaaacgggtgactgTTGGATGTAGGAAGTTACACCCAATGTGTTTTCTTATTTGATGGAGAAAAAGGGTGTTCTAGCATTTGTAATCACTTTTAAGAATAACCTACCTATATCTTTTAGCATAAGatcaacataatgggccacacaatgagtCCAAAATAAATGGCGCCTCTTCTCTGTAAAAAGACGACCGGTGGCTACATACGAAGTTGTGTTGCCTGTGATTACCTGGACAAGTATTCCTCTCCCACTTCCCAGCTACACTATCTAGTAATTTAAAAAAGTAATCTACCATATAAGGATGACCCAATGCATCCATAGACTTCAATAACATTGTCCTAGTTGGACAATTTATTAGAAAGTTTATTGGAGTCCAAGTAGATTTATCAATCTATCCATCGGCCATGAGTGTACAACCATATATTTTCCATGATTTCTTATATTTGGCTATGAAAGATAGTGTATAATCATTATCGACTTCgaggcatgtctccctcatttcatgatatgaatgaggtttaagcccaggtccaaattaACCTATTGCCCCAACCATAACTTTAAAGTTTTTCAACTTAATAATGTTGAAAGCAACACCAGCTTGGTATAACTACTTAGCGATATATTGAATCAtgattttcctatctttttgtttatatcaGTTTTCTAATGTGGCCTGAGTGGGTTCTTTACCTTGATCCCTTTGATTGaccacatcctcggggtgtggtctacatCATCTATCTATGGTGCCATGTCTATGAGCTCTTTTCAAGGTCGGTGGTCTAGGTCAGCCTATCAATGTAGGGGGGGATAGGGCTAGCTTCATCCACATCAATTACATTTATATTCTTATATGCTTCTTGTGCCATAAATTCCTCTTGAAGTACGACATTATCacatttcttttttgtttgtttatCCATGTACTCCACAATTTTCCTTCGGATTTCTAGAGTAATTTTGGGACATGCTCTTGTATTTGATCCCAATGTATGTACAAGGTGTTGCTTGTGTTGCGCAATGCCGCCAAAACTCACATACCCACATAAGTCACATACTACGTGGGTCTTTTTCGTAGCACTACGATAGTGCTCGTACTTCCAACCCGACCCGAGTTGtttgacttgggtttcaaagaagaagattAGGAAGAAGAAGACATCGTGATTTCTTCTTGTTAGTTGTAAAAACTAAAGACTGAATTAAATATTAGAGAATAAatgggagagaaggagagagttacacacttacacttgtagagttgtagttgtagttgtagatgagagagagagagagagagagagagagagagagagagagagagtgcttgGATCTTCCTCGAATGAACATAAAATCTAGAAAGAGAGAAATGTAGAATGCTTGGATCTTCCTTGAATGAACGTAGAATTTAGAATCTTCCTTGAGTCTTGCTTTAATCTTGTAGAGAAGTAAGAACTTGGAAGTTGGAACTTGGTTGGAACTAGGTGTAGACTCAAGAATTTGGAGAATGGTTTTTTgtatttcttcaacccaaaggtgggtttaaataaccactctACAATACTATACGAGGAAACTTATTTAGAGCCTATCTATACATTATATATTACAACTACTAACCCATACATAATCCCATATACACAATATTCTCACACCCCCCCTCAAACTGATCTGGGATAATGAACCAATATCAGTTTGCCACGAAGAAACCTATGACGGGATGAAGTCATAGTTTTGGTGAataaatcagcaagttgtagctCTGATGTCAgatgaggaagagaaatgattccAGCTGTGTATTTTTCTCTCACAAAGTGGCAGTCAACTTCAATTGTGTTTAGTCACTCATGAAATACTGGATTAGAAGCCAACTGAATTGCACTGAGATTGTCAGCATATAATGGAGTCGGCAAAGACAAATGAATCCCTGTGcttcatgaaataaatccaagtgTGCCTTGAAAAGTCATCTACAAATATGATGTAATACAACAAACCACCGGGAGCCATAATGGGAGATGGACCCCAAACATCAGTATGAATGAGATCAAATAGATTCTAAGCACGAGAGTTGCTCAATGAAAATGGCAATGCAGTAGATTTACACACTTTGCAATTAACACAGTTCATATTAATGGAAATGGGAATAATATTGATTTCATCATTTAAAAGACCAGATCTAAATAAGAaaatcatatttttagaatttggaTACTCTAAACGACTATGCCAAAGTTTCCAGCATTTATCAGCAAAAGAAATATCatgagaagatggaagaaagaaacaacgCGATGAGACAACTTCGAGATCGAACTCCAAAATAAATAACCTTCCTCTCTTATGGTCCTTCCCAATCAGCTTCCCTGCTTCCAGATCCTGTATGAAACAACTAGATTGataaaacaaaaccaaacaattatTTTCTACTAGTTGAGCAACCGAAATCAAGTTAGCAGATAATTTAGGAACATAAAACGCTTTACGAATGAAGAACTTATGAGATGATGAAGGTGAGACTTTCAATGACCCGATATGAGAGATAGGTAAATGGTTTTCATCCGCAGTGGAGATGGAACCCATTCCTTTATAGGGGACACAATCAGTTAGACAAGAAAGGTCTCTAGTCATATGATTACATGCCCCTGAGTCAATATACCAAAGATTTATAGGATTAATATTACCTATTGAACCTGAAGAACTCATCGCTTGAAGGATTTGCTGAATTTGTTTTGGGGAAAGTAGAGTAGGCTGCACTGATGGGGCCATAGATGAAGAGTTAGGCTTCTTAGCAGAGGAAGCTAGAAATGCACGTCCACGTCGCTGGTAGTGAGGAGATAGGGGAGGGAGAGTTGGGCAATTGACTATATTATGTCCTTCTTGTTTGCAGTAGTGACAAAACAAAGTACTTGGTCCAGAGGGTTTCAAATTTGCTTTCTTGTTGGGACAATGAATAGCCACATGACCAAATCCATTACATTCAAAACATTTAACTTTCGACATGTCTCGTGACTTTCCTGAATAATTGCGAGTAATGTATGCAACATCAAGAACAACCTCTCTCATGGAAGCAAGGGTTTTCAAACGTCTCTTCTGCCATCAAATCAGATAGAGTTGCCTCAAGACATGGAAGTTGAGGTCGGTTCATCAGAGCGGTTCGGGTTGCTTCAAACTCTGGACGGAGTTTATACAAAAATTGTATCAATTTATTTGTGTCGCGAAGTATCTTTACTGTTTCTACCACCGCAGCGGGAATAACTGGATCCATAAGTTGAATCTCATGCCAAAGGGAGGTAAGTTTAGAATAAAAATCTTGTATACTCAGAGCTCATTGTTCTAATTTTGACAACTCATACTCTACTTGATAGCGACGAGCATGATTTGATTGTTGATAACACATTTTCAAGTAAGCCCATATTTCGGATGCAGACTCGAATGATATGAGGTTAATTGCAATGTGGCTCTCAACACTGTTAAGGATCCAAATGACCACCTTCGAATTAGTTGTGGTCCAAGATAGGAGTTCCTTTTCATCTTTTGGTTTGCCCATAGAACCATTTATATAGCTGTAGAGGCTCTTTCCTGCTAAAAAATGCTTCGAAATTGCCACAGGGAAAATTTTTTCTCATCCAACTGAACATGGATGGTTTTGATCTTATCGGAGGGATTTATAGATGGCATAAGAAAGAAAAACCATGAAGAAGAAATGTACCACTAATTTCTGGGTGAGAAAAATTGGATTTGACGAGCAGAGGTAGAGCCGCTGTCGTCGATGGAGAATAATCGACTTGAAGGGTTCAACAGATCTCAGATCAATGGATCCAAATGTGAAGATAGAGGTAGTGAGCCAGAGATGGGTTTCAATGGATATGAGAAATTGGgagctgctgctgaatctgctacaATGGATCTGGAGGGGCCGCCGAAATCAATGGGGGCCACCGGAATTGATGGGAGCCGATGGAATCTTGATGGGGGCTGCCGGAATTGATGGGGGCCACTAGAATCTCGATGTGGGAGCACCGGAATCGATGATGGGCTGCCGGAATCAATGGAGGAGCGCCGGTCGTGCGGCAGATTCAAAAACCTCACTCTAATACTGTGCAAACTCAAGAATTTGGAAAATGTTTTTTTgtatttcttcaacccaaaggtgggtttaaataaccactctACAAGACTATACAAGGAAGCTTATTTAGAGCTTCTCTATACATAGTATATTACAGCTAATAACCCATACACAATCCCATATACACAATATTCTCACACTAGGAACTGTGTAAGAGAGAGATTAGAACTTGGAAGTAAGAGTTTAGGGAGTACGAAGAGTAAAAGAGTGTTCAGAGTGATAATGttgcaaatggaggaggtttgggtacctttttataggcaaaaagtggtttttttttttgcacaaaaaaaaaaagaaaaagaaaaaaaggagtgCCAATGGACAGATTTCTGACCATTGGCAGATacgccattgcatatgccatatgcAATCGATTTCATATCTTCGCATTTTCTACACTGCGATCGCATATAGCATATGCGATCTGCATTTGTAAAATCACCTATGTGAATATGCGATCACATTTCATTAAAATCATTCCACATTTTAAATATGCTCCCCCCCCCTCTTTTCGAAGAGTAGGGAGAACCTAAAAAGGAACAAAACCACAAGCGGGGCAAAGAGGCTCCCTCAATAACAGAGGGCAGGGAGCACCCTTTCTTAGCAAAATCATTAGCCACCCCATTCGCCTCTCTTTTGACATGATTAAAAGAAATCGAGCTAGTTTCTCTCAATTCCCAAATTTCCTCCAACCAATTGGCCAACCGCCATGGGTgagtcttctcttctttttttgttatttGGGTAAAGGTAATAGGTCTAGGTCCCATATTCACTCGACACCCACAATATCGATgtttaactttttattattaaCTTGTTCTTCTAAATATCCTTTTATTATTGTTTATTATAGTTCTACagttttaaattattataaaataacaTATTCGGGTATGGTCAAGCTCTATCCAACACGGATGCCATCCCACATCCATACCAATGACTGGTCACACATGAATTCGCTAAGGGATTTGAAGGATCTAGGCATCATACCCTTTCTCCCCATATTTCCAGAAAGATGCTATGAAATGAGTTTTCCAAGGAGAAGAACAAAAGATTTCCATTGGAGAACTTAATGAACTGTTATTATTGACAACAGCAAAAGCAAAAAAGAATTTGAGCGTACATGAACTAATGGGCTCTCATACGAGCACATCTTGTGAGACCTATATTGTCATTATAGAACACATGACTCGAGAGTAAATCAAGCCATATTTGCCAGATAGTACTGCAATAGCCAAAGCCTGATCTTTGTAAAAGAAATCGATCTTGAGATTCCATTAACTACCATAACGGTATCAACAGTGACTAACTATATCGTCTTTATTTACAGTTTGAAGAgatctcgttttttttttttttttaataaaaaaaataaaattatttaataaGAAGTGGGTACTGGGATGATGTTGATTCTGTTTTTCTACACTTTGGCGTTGCATTGGTAGTTCAGTAGACAAAGCCTGCAACGGAATGAACAaggcaacacacacacacacacacacaacacacgcacacacgcacggACGCAcaggtcacacacacacacacacacacacacagaggtcTGACTGAGTCCAGTTTGACTTGGATGGGTCACATTTGACTCATCCAAGAAAAACCATGTTTGGGGCTCAGTGAATTCTCTTAGTGTGGCATTATTGGGATCAGCCATTGTGAGAATCCATCCCAGCCAGGTGGCAGCCTGGGATAGGATCTCACATTATGATGGTGCTGTGTTTGGTCTGTTGGCCAGATCAGGGCAAAACAAAAGGGATACACGCTTGTTATGAAATCCTTTTTCCATCTATAAAACCTAGAGTAATGGGTGAGTCGGAACACAAGAATATGGAGGCAAATCTCAGCCCTTGATATCACCAAGCCTGCCCCTCAGATTGTTATATTATTTTGATTACTTCATGGGTTCTGTAAGGGTATCGCACTTAGCTCAAGCAAATGCACTTACCCATCAAAGCTATAGGGTTGTGAATGTATCGCATGAGtcagaagagacttcactatATATGAAATTTTACGGCCCAAATCATGTCAAGCAATGGATAGTTGTCTCTATACATTCGCATTTTCACtactatccatgcatgcatacacatgcACATACATAATAAATTTCACTCATACATGCATTCACTTAGGCATGCAAGCAAAACATAAAGAGGCAGGCTTTGGTGGCACTTGGCATAtgttggtccatgtgatgcacgcaggccatccaatccgtccatcagaagcGTCATCTCATACCCAGGTGCTAAAAGTCAGCCTGATCAgacacccaggtgggccacagcacggAACAATGTGAGAGAGAATACCCACCCTTGGGTCACCTGAATTGCAAAACAGCTTGAGTTTTGTCCTTACCTTCATCCAGGCCCGATGAAGGATTGGAACAGCCTAGATTCTGTATACACAGTATGGTGGGCCCTCCACAGTTCACAAAAATCGAGGGTGGGCATTCCCTCCTAAATTTTACCCATGGTGTGGCCGACCTTATTTATGACTCATTCTTTGGGATCTGGGATAATGAgagaatgcccacccttgatttaaaaaggggcccacctgaattgcaAA contains:
- the LOC131237011 gene encoding protein RKD5 produces the protein MCRENEYNSYHSTIVARGLSGNQQIDQSVPAEIVVKKKKRAATQHVASIALTDLAKYFGLPITEASRNLKVGLTVLKRKCREFGIPRWPHRKIKSLDTLIHDLQEEAERQERENKAAARAVMKRQRMLESEKEGIERKPFMEIQSETKRFRQDVFKRRHRARVLKNNMHKSEVPTTV